A genome region from Carya illinoinensis cultivar Pawnee chromosome 2, C.illinoinensisPawnee_v1, whole genome shotgun sequence includes the following:
- the LOC122300344 gene encoding acidic leucine-rich nuclear phosphoprotein 32-related protein-like, protein MRLWRLIMLMELMDDDLDLLLEMKLLRALYKKASEDEAEDGVEGLEEEDGDEDEGEDEDDEEDNEEADDGDSGVQKVVPSSGGPPVHSVDDDEDDDEEDDEDGDDDDDDGADDGDDDDDDDDEEDDDVAEEEVDLGTDYLVRPVGRAEDEEDASDFEPQVNGQEQEDIDEEEEDDNGDASGKVDVPAKRKRSGKDDSSGEDDNDGGEDDERPSKR, encoded by the exons ATGAGGCTGTGGAGGCTGATTATGTTGATGGAGCTGATGGATGATGATTTAGACTTATTACTGGAAATGAAATTACTGAGGGCTTTGTACAAAAAAGCCAGTGAAGATGAGGCCGAGGATGGTGTAGAAGGTCTTGAGGAGGAGGACGGTGACGAAGACGAGGGTGAGGACGAAGACGACGAAGAAGATAACGAAGAGGCAGACGACGGAGACAGTGGTGTGCAGAAGGTTGTACCTTCTTCTGGTGGTCCTCCGGTTCATTCGGTGGACGATGATGAGGACGACGATGAGGAAGACGACGAGGATGGCGATGACGATGACGATGATGGAGCAGACGATGGTGATGATGACGATGACGACGACGACGAGGAGGACGATGATGTTGCTGAAGAGGAG gtGGATCTGGGAACGGACTACCTTGTGAGGCCAGTCGGGCGAGCCGAGGATGAGGAAGATGCCAGTGATTTTGAACCGCAGGTGAATGGCCAGGAGCAGGAAGACATCGACGAAGAGGAGGAAGACGATAATGGCGATGCCAGCGGGAAGGTTGATGTTCCAGCAAAGAGGAAAAGGTCCGGCAAAGATGATTCAAGTGGCGAAGACGACAACGATGGTGGAGAGGATGATGAGAGACCATCAAAGCGATAA
- the LOC122300345 gene encoding uncharacterized protein LOC122300345 — protein sequence MDHLTPIKGDFESDIESGATVNNEDSSKVLVLGSKKQTRTLFDKICGGFVDGPIKSEDRAGLCGNVSNCDGFCPENVKTVSNKILEGEGTVDYAEKTPVKEKRKKTSNKKPPKPPRPPRGPSLDAADQKLIKEISELAMLKRARNERMKALKKMKAAKSSSSNSSSIFAMVLTILFCLVILFQGMSSGKSSAVNFQGSPESAGPTEGDLISVQYYAFPSASEPNEPNSESPNLVEQIAGSDPLEKLTRVAG from the exons ATGGATCATTTGACTCCAATAAAGGGAGATTTTGAAAGTGATATTGAAAGTGGGGCAACAGTTAACAACGAAGATTCGAGCAAAGTTCTTGTTTTGGGTTCTAAAAAGCAGACAAGGACATTGTTCGACAAGATTTGCGGTGGGTTTGTTGATGGCCCAATCAAGAGTGAAGATAGAGCAGGTTTATGTGGCAATGTGTCAAACTGTGATGGGTTTTGTCCTGAGAATGTTAAGACAGTCAGCAACAAGATTTTGGAGGGGGAAGGGACTGTAGATTATGCAGAGAAAACACCTGTGAAAGAGAAACGTAAAAAGACAAGCAATAAAAAGCCACCAAAACCTCCCAGACCTCCTAGAGGTCCATCATTGGATGCGGCTGACCAGAAGCTAATTAAGGAGATCTCTGAACTTGCCATGTTGAAGCGGGCAAGGAATGAGCGAATGAAAGccttgaagaagatgaaagctgCTAAGTCTTCATCTTCTAACAGCAGCAGCATATTTGCCATGGTGTTGACCATTCTTTTCTGTCTTGTGATACTCTTTCAAG GAATGTCATCTGGGAAAAGTTCAGCTGTAAACTTCCAAGGGTCTCCCGAGTCAGCAGGACCAACAGAGGGGGATTTGATTTCTGTTCAGTACTATGCATTTCCATCTGCTAGTGAGCCAAACGAACCTAATTCCGAGTCTCCAAA TTTGGTAGAGCAGATTGCTGGTTCAGATCCTTTGGAAAAGCTGACAAGAGTTGCAGGATGA